A part of Streptomyces sp. DSM 40750 genomic DNA contains:
- a CDS encoding acyl-CoA dehydrogenase family protein, whose translation MAARTHEVTNQAPPLVDYDVFTADRVLAEAVDRHLVPDVLDEARGELSGLGRTAGSAQVQEWGRLANENPPKLRTHDRYGNRIDEVEFHPSWHRLLGKGVSAGLTAAWTRPGGHVRRAAGFVVWSQVEAGNGCPLSMTHAAVPALRTDPALAAEWEPRLTSQLYDWDLRPADQKAGALFGMGMTEKQGGSDVRANTTGARPLAEEGTYELTGHKWFCSAPMSDGFLVLAQASPGKGEGGLTCFLVPRVLADGSRNVFRIQRLKDKLGNRSNASAEVEFDGTWARRVGDEGRGVRTIIEMVSATRLDCALGAASLMRQAVAQAVHHCAYREAFGGRLIDKPLMRNVLADLALESEAATTLAMRLASAYDAAEAGNENERSFLRLAVPAAKYWVTKRCAPTVVEASECLGGNGYVEESGMPRLLRESPLNSIWEGAGNVQALDVLRALQREPRALDAYLREVGRARGADHRLDGAIKDLLTELADLDGMEARARRLVERLALVLQGALLVRYAPPAVADAFCASRLGGDWGTAFGTLPHTLDLASVVERARPVS comes from the coding sequence ATGGCTGCCCGCACCCACGAAGTGACCAATCAGGCTCCGCCCCTGGTGGACTACGACGTCTTCACCGCCGACCGGGTCCTGGCGGAGGCCGTCGACCGGCATCTGGTCCCGGACGTGCTCGACGAGGCGCGGGGCGAACTGTCGGGACTCGGTCGTACGGCGGGTTCCGCGCAGGTGCAGGAGTGGGGGCGGCTGGCCAATGAGAATCCGCCGAAGCTGCGCACGCACGACCGGTACGGCAACCGGATCGACGAGGTGGAGTTCCATCCGTCCTGGCACCGGCTGCTCGGCAAGGGCGTCTCGGCGGGGCTGACGGCGGCCTGGACCCGGCCCGGCGGTCATGTACGGCGCGCGGCCGGTTTCGTCGTCTGGTCCCAGGTCGAGGCCGGCAACGGCTGCCCGCTGTCCATGACCCACGCGGCGGTACCCGCCCTGCGCACGGACCCGGCGCTCGCCGCCGAGTGGGAGCCGCGGCTGACGTCCCAGCTCTACGACTGGGACCTGCGGCCCGCCGACCAGAAGGCCGGGGCCCTCTTCGGCATGGGCATGACCGAGAAGCAGGGCGGCAGCGACGTACGCGCCAACACGACCGGGGCGCGGCCGCTGGCCGAGGAGGGGACGTACGAGCTGACGGGCCACAAGTGGTTCTGCTCGGCGCCGATGTCGGACGGCTTTCTGGTACTGGCGCAGGCATCCCCCGGAAAGGGCGAAGGGGGCTTGACGTGTTTCCTCGTGCCCCGGGTGCTGGCGGACGGCTCGCGGAACGTGTTCCGCATCCAGCGGCTCAAGGACAAGCTGGGCAACCGGTCGAACGCCTCCGCCGAGGTCGAGTTCGACGGGACGTGGGCGCGCCGGGTCGGGGACGAGGGCCGGGGGGTGCGCACCATCATCGAGATGGTGTCGGCGACCCGGCTGGACTGCGCGCTGGGCGCGGCCTCCCTGATGCGGCAGGCGGTGGCGCAGGCGGTGCACCACTGCGCGTACCGGGAGGCGTTCGGCGGCCGGCTGATCGACAAGCCGCTGATGCGCAATGTGCTCGCCGATCTCGCGCTGGAGTCGGAGGCGGCCACGACGCTGGCGATGCGGCTGGCCTCGGCGTACGACGCGGCCGAAGCGGGCAACGAGAACGAACGCTCGTTTCTGCGGCTCGCGGTGCCGGCCGCCAAGTACTGGGTGACCAAACGCTGCGCCCCGACCGTGGTCGAGGCCTCCGAGTGCCTCGGTGGCAACGGCTATGTCGAGGAGTCCGGCATGCCCCGCCTGCTGCGCGAGTCCCCGCTCAACTCCATCTGGGAGGGCGCCGGAAACGTGCAGGCCCTGGACGTGCTGCGGGCCCTCCAGCGTGAACCGCGGGCCCTCGACGCCTACTTGCGGGAGGTGGGCCGGGCCCGGGGCGCCGACCACCGGCTCGACGGCGCCATCAAGGACCTGCTGACCGAACTCGCCGATCTGGACGGCATGGAGGCCCGCGCGCGCCGGCTCGTGGAGCGCCTCGCCCTCGTCCTCCAGGGCGCGCTCCTCGTGCGGTACGCGCCCCCTGCCGTCGCCGACGCGTTCTGCGCCTCCCGGCTGGGCGGCGACTGGGGCACGGCCTTCGGCACGCTGCCGCACACACTGGATCTGGCGTCGGTGGTGGAACGGGCGCGTCCGGTGAGCTGA